The following coding sequences are from one Formosa haliotis window:
- a CDS encoding MvaI/BcnI restriction endonuclease family protein: MRKLTNAEQEKIKLLTKNQVSLTLIEPTETGLKKSIMDATGSVRSYLKSENIHDYELQNQGTESKVMIPAIIHTGFKIIKSKASLYRPSTKKGDPRIWFYGLTKVADPNDIIGITFYNDSFQVFNLTKLDIKQLIYSSILNPFQELINAISTTENEVAFELLAMLRKIANAGPIPSMVDADTSVGRTLETALGIDINSSKQPDYKGIELKSFRNSRTNRKNLFAQVPDWKLSKFKSSAEILDNFGYERDEDFKLYCTVSAITRNSQGLNLRIDSDIKQLIENSDKPEVGDFVVWTLDKLHNRLKSKHKETFWVEAESTRINEREHFQYKLVEHTKKPITSQFDLLIEQGIITLDHLIKRNSKGKVVEKGPLFKIKPKGIELLFPPSESYDLMV, encoded by the coding sequence GTGAGAAAACTTACTAACGCAGAACAAGAAAAAATAAAATTACTGACCAAAAACCAAGTTTCTCTTACTTTAATTGAGCCAACCGAAACCGGATTAAAAAAATCCATTATGGATGCGACTGGTTCTGTTCGTAGTTATTTGAAAAGTGAGAATATTCACGATTATGAGTTGCAGAATCAAGGTACAGAGAGCAAAGTAATGATTCCAGCAATTATTCATACTGGTTTTAAGATTATAAAATCAAAAGCATCTCTATATCGTCCTTCAACTAAAAAAGGAGACCCAAGAATTTGGTTTTATGGTTTAACAAAAGTTGCTGACCCAAATGATATTATTGGAATCACTTTTTACAACGATAGTTTTCAAGTTTTTAACTTGACAAAATTAGATATCAAACAATTAATTTATTCTTCTATTCTAAATCCATTTCAGGAACTAATTAATGCAATCAGTACGACAGAAAATGAAGTTGCTTTTGAGCTTTTAGCAATGTTGAGAAAAATTGCAAATGCTGGTCCAATTCCTTCAATGGTTGATGCTGACACTTCTGTAGGTCGAACACTTGAAACTGCACTCGGAATAGATATTAATTCTTCCAAACAACCAGATTATAAAGGAATTGAGCTTAAATCGTTCAGAAATAGTAGAACGAACCGAAAAAATTTGTTTGCACAAGTTCCAGATTGGAAATTGAGCAAGTTTAAAAGTTCAGCAGAAATTCTCGATAACTTTGGCTACGAACGTGATGAAGATTTTAAGCTTTATTGCACAGTTTCAGCCATTACAAGAAATTCACAAGGCTTGAATTTAAGAATTGATAGCGACATAAAGCAATTAATTGAAAACTCTGACAAACCAGAAGTTGGCGATTTTGTGGTTTGGACATTAGACAAACTTCACAACCGACTAAAATCTAAACATAAAGAAACGTTTTGGGTAGAAGCTGAAAGTACAAGAATAAATGAACGAGAACATTTTCAATATAAGTTGGTTGAGCATACAAAAAAGCCCATTACATCTCAATTTGATTTACTAATTGAACAAGGAATTATAACGCTTGACCATTTAATTAAGCGAAACTCGAAAGGGAAAGTTGTTGAAAAAGGTCCGCTTTTTAAAATCAAACCAAAAGGAATTGAATTGCTATTTCCACCAAGTGAAAGTTATGATTTAATGGTATAG